A region from the Oncorhynchus keta strain PuntledgeMale-10-30-2019 chromosome 5, Oket_V2, whole genome shotgun sequence genome encodes:
- the LOC118370812 gene encoding unconventional myosin-X-like isoform X3: protein MGTCTQQARHSLSEVPDEMKSLIIEKSKMGLEEDPELLVKGWLFREVCGSWIKQRCYWFVLSLDSLDYYSSSERGARRLGTLVLTNLCSVIWPDKQTFKETGYWSITVYGRKHCYRLYTKHFNEAVHWACAVQKVIDTKAPVETPTQLLIRDIEENKFNPEVVDNIYQHNPILKHTQSPLYAPLLPFPYGSLEHTYHSGKGYATVREEAVKLFNCLQQLESARDPVPLIQGVLQTCLDLRPLRDEVYCQLVKQTSCTPQPHTAAHLRYWQLLTCMSCTFLPGPAVLKYLRFHLKRIQSQFPESEMDNYASFIGEALEKTRCRECVPSWEEIQVLMGRQEMLCTVHYPGPGSCQLHISSHTTANEVVRRMLEKLGLKESRNTFSLFEQNAHWERAVGGSTIIADILTRFENLSAKEPDSDSQWRLCFKLYCLLDADTISVDSIEYLFLFEQCHEMVVRGQLPAGEEDLQTLAALRLQSVIGDFSTHSPCPPLDELFPGHMVEARLLMPPCAPPALLPGTQTPGQGCPQRFPGGLLGGALWNHTATAAHKQKVEQNLRLRSRLKEEAAAIMSTIVECWKGLAGYSRRDSMTAYLTIARQWSGFGCTLYEVDFYISSTGSFSQKLWLGVAATCVSLYRQGEAEALESFPYGQICSYGVSDSNTFKITAGDRDLLFETTKLTEIMQLMNAYFSAIRRQRGRGDDVVSITEGTAIEVGFHHLPPTPTPTLLELPSHPV, encoded by the exons gctggcTGTTCCGGGAGGTGTGTGGAAGCTGGATCAAGCAGAGGTGCTACTGGTTTGTACTGAGCCTGGACTCCTTAGACTACTACAGCAGCTCAGAGAGAGGAGCCCGCAGACTGGGAACACTGGTGCTCACCAACCTCTGCTCTGTCATCTGGCCAGACAAACAGACCTTCAAGGAGACGG GGTACTGGAGCATCACAGTGTATGGGCGTAAGCACTGCTACAGGCTGTACACCAAGCACTTCAACGAGGCTGTGCACTGGGCCTGCGCTGTCCAGAAGGTCATCGACACAAAAGCCCCCGTGGAGACGCCCACTCAGCTCCTGATCCGAGACATcgag GAGAACAAGTTTAACCCTGAGGTGGTAGATAATATCTACCAGCACAACCCCATCCTGAAGCACACCCAGAGCCCCCTGTATGCCCCCCTGTTGCCCTTCCCTTACGGCAGCCTGGAACACACCT acCACAGCGGTAAGGGCTACGCCACGGTGCGGGAGGAAGCGGTGAAGCTCTTCAACTGTCTGCAGCAGCTGGAGTCTGCGCGGGACCCGGTGCCTCTGATCCAGGGCGTGCTGCAGACCTGTCTGGACCTGCGGCCGCTCCGGGACGAGGTCTACTGCCAGCTGGTGAAGCAGACCAGCTGCACGCCGCAGCCCCACACCGCCGCACACCTCCGCTACTGGCAGCTCCTCACCTGCATGAGCTGCACCTTCCTGCCCGGCCCCGCCGTGCTTAAATACCTGCGCTTCCACCTCAAGAG GATCCAGAGCCAATTTCCGGAGTCTGAGATGGATAACTATGCGTCGTTCATCGGGGAGGCTCTGGAGAAGACACGGTGTCGGGAATGTGTTCCCTCCTGGGAGGAGATCCAGGTGCTGATGGGGAGACAGGAGATGCTGTGTACAGTTCACTACCCAGGACCAGGCTCCTGTCAGCTCCACATCAGCTCACACACCACCGCCAACGAG gTGGTGAGGAGGATGTTGGAGAAGCTGGGTCTGAAGGAGAGCAGAAACACGTTTTCCCTGTTTGAGCAGAACGCCCACTGGGAGAGAGCTGTAGGGGGCAGCACCATCATCGCTGACATCCTCACCAGGTTTGAAAA CCTGTCTGCCAAAGAGCCAGACTCAGACTCCCAGTGGAGGCTTTGCTTCAAACTCTACTGCCTTCTGGATGCTGACACCATATCTGTTGACAGTATCGAGTACCTCTTCCTCTTTGAACAG tgcCATGAGATGGTGGTGCGAGGTCAGCTCCCAGCCGGTGAGGAGGACCTCCAGACCCTGGCTGCCCTGCGGCTTCAGTCTGTGATCGGGGACTTCAGCACCCACTCCCCCTGCCCCCCTCTGGACGAGCTCTTCCCCGGCCACATGGTGGAGGCCCGGCTCCTCATGCCCCCCTGTGCCCCCCCCGCCCTCCTCCCCGGCACCCAGACCCCGGGCCAGGGCTGCCCCCAGCGCTTCCCCGGGGGTCTCCTGGGAGGGGCGTTGTGGAACCATACGGCCACTGCAGCCCACAAGCAGAAGGTGGAGCAGAACCTGCGGCTACGCAGCCGTCTGAAGGAGGAGGCTGCGGCCATCATGAGCACCATTGTGGAGTGCTGGAAGGGCCTGGCCGGGTACAGCAGGAGGGACAGTATGACTGCCTACCTCACCATCGCACGCCAGTGGTCTGGCTTTGGCTGCACACTCTATGAGGTGGACTTCTATATT aGTTCGACAGGTAGTTTCTCTCAGAAGCTGTGGCTGGGTGTGGCAGCGACGTGTGTGTCTCTGTACAGGCAGGGCGAGGCGGAGGCTCTGGAGTCCTTCCCCTACGGACAGATCTGCTCCTACGGCGTCTCCGACAGCAACACCTTCAAGATCACCGCCGGCGACCGAGACCTGCTGTTTGAAACTACCAAG ctgaCTGAGATCATGCAGCTGATGAATGCCTATTTCAGTGCCATCCGTCGCCAGCGTGGGAGGGGCGACGACGTGGTGAGCATCACAGAGGGCACTGCCATCGAGGTGGGCTTCCACCACCTCCCCCCGACACCCACCCCCaccctgctggagctgccctcGCACCCCGTGTGA